A part of Venenivibrio stagnispumantis genomic DNA contains:
- a CDS encoding AMP-binding enzyme, with amino-acid sequence EHPAVAEAAVIGKPHNIKGESIKAFVILKEGVQPSEELKERIKDTVKEILGAIAVPDEIEFVDKLPKTRSGKIMRRLLKARELGLELGDTSTLEE; translated from the coding sequence TGGAACATCCTGCAGTAGCAGAAGCAGCAGTAATAGGAAAACCACACAATATAAAAGGAGAATCAATAAAAGCATTTGTGATATTAAAAGAAGGAGTTCAGCCTTCAGAGGAGTTAAAAGAGAGAATAAAAGATACGGTAAAAGAGATACTAGGAGCAATAGCAGTGCCGGATGAGATAGAGTTTGTAGATAAATTACCAAAAACAAGAAGTGGAAAAATAATGAGAAGATTATTAAAAGCAAGGGAACTTGGTCTTGAACTTGGAGATACTTCTACCCTTGAAGAATAA